The genomic window AAAATCCCGAATCCACTTAAGGAAATAGCCATCTGGTTGCATGAAAGAGAAGAGTAATTCCCAGAAAACAAGGCTTGACAGCCTTATGGTGCGAAGGAACCTCGCCCCGAGCGGAAACCGCGCCCGGGCTCTCATAATGTCGGGGAGAGTAAGCGTCGATGGAAAGAGGGTGGAGAAGCCCGGAACTTCCGTGAGAGAAGACTCAATAGTAGAGGTGGAAGAACCCGCAAGGAAGTTCGTGAGCAGGGCGGGAGTTAAACTTGAGAAGGCGATAACCCAATTCTCTATTGACGTTAAAGGAAAGGTAGCCCTTGACATAGGGGCCTCAACCGGAGGATTCACTGACTGTCTTCTGCGCTTCGGAGCGCAGAGAGTCTATGCCTTTGACGTCGGCCATGGACAGATCGACTGGAACCTCCGAAACGACAGCCGGGTTATCGTAAGGGAGAAGATAAACTGCAGATACCTCAAGCCTGAAGACGTGGGAGAAAAGGTCGATCTAGTCACCATCGACGTATCCTTCATTTCTCTTTCACTGATAATAGAACCCGCCGCCTGTGTTCTAAAAGAAGACGGGACGCTTATAGCCCTTATAAAACCCCAGTTCGAAGTAGGCAGAAAAGATGTCGGCACCGGGGGAGTCGTAAAGAACGAAAGGAGTATCAAGGAAGCTGCCGACAAGGTAACATCTCATCTTGGCAGACTAGGGTTCAATGTCACGGGAGTAACTGAATCCCCCATAAAGGGGACCGGGGGCAACAGGGAATTTCTGGTCTGCGCAACCCTGGGTGCGCCTACTTCTCTCCCCAGTCCTCAAGGAACCTCTTGAGCCCTATGTCCGTCAGGGGGTGCTTGAAAAGCTGGGTGAACACCTTGTAGGGAAAAGTTGCGACGTCAGCTCCCATTCTCGCTGCTTCCACTATGTGCATGGGATGTCTTACGCTTGCAACCAGTATCTCTGTCCGATAAGCGTAGTGCGCGTAGATCTCGCAGATATCAAGCACAAGATCCATTCCGCCTGAGGACACGTCATCAAGCCTCCCGACAAAAGGGCTTACGTAAGCGGCTCCGGCTTTCGCGGCCAGAAGCGCCTGGGAAGGTGAAAAAACAAGGGTAACGTTAACATTTATGCCTTCATCGGAGAGGGTTTTGGTCGCTTTTACTCCGTCTTCGGTCATCGGGAGCTTGACGACGACATTTTCGTCTATGCCCGCAAGCCTTTTCCCCTCGGACACCATAAGGGAGTACTCGGTGCTCAGCACCTCGGCGCTCACCGGTCCCTTTACCACGTCGCATATCTCTTTTACCAGGTCCTCAAAACAGCCCTGGCTTCCTTCCTTTGACACAAGCGAGGGGTTGGTCGTCACTCCGTCCACTATGCCGAAAGCCGCGGCGGCCCTTATCTCTTCCATGTTTGCCGAATCTATAAAAAATTTCATTTTCCTCTCCTCC from Candidatus Dadabacteria bacterium includes these protein-coding regions:
- the fsa gene encoding fructose-6-phosphate aldolase, with the protein product MKFFIDSANMEEIRAAAAFGIVDGVTTNPSLVSKEGSQGCFEDLVKEICDVVKGPVSAEVLSTEYSLMVSEGKRLAGIDENVVVKLPMTEDGVKATKTLSDEGINVNVTLVFSPSQALLAAKAGAAYVSPFVGRLDDVSSGGMDLVLDICEIYAHYAYRTEILVASVRHPMHIVEAARMGADVATFPYKVFTQLFKHPLTDIGLKRFLEDWGEK
- a CDS encoding TlyA family RNA methyltransferase encodes the protein MKEKSNSQKTRLDSLMVRRNLAPSGNRARALIMSGRVSVDGKRVEKPGTSVREDSIVEVEEPARKFVSRAGVKLEKAITQFSIDVKGKVALDIGASTGGFTDCLLRFGAQRVYAFDVGHGQIDWNLRNDSRVIVREKINCRYLKPEDVGEKVDLVTIDVSFISLSLIIEPAACVLKEDGTLIALIKPQFEVGRKDVGTGGVVKNERSIKEAADKVTSHLGRLGFNVTGVTESPIKGTGGNREFLVCATLGAPTSLPSPQGTS